atccgacgagtgtcagagccggcgtagtatgattcaatcttagtcctgtattgacactttgcctgtttgatggttcatctgagggcatagcgggatttcttataagcgtctggattagtgtttggctccttgaaagcagcagctctagcttttagctcagtgtggatgttacctgtaatccatggcttctggttgggatatgttagtacagtcactgtggggactacGTCTTTTTTATGGGGGAGTACGACTTTCTTTTCATTCACCTTATTTTATTGGTGCATGCATTGTGGTAATCCAAATTGGGGTGCCATTTAAcaatgcactatgcagaaatcacacCTCCATTTCTCCATTTCCTTGTTGCAAAAAACAACTTgctttatgtgacaaaacaagcaagcatgtcacgttctgacctttatttctgttgttttgtatttatttagtatggtcagggcgtgagttgggtgggcagtctatgtttgtttttctatgttttggggcagttctatgttttcggcctagtatggttctcaatcagaggcaggtgtcattagttgtctctgattgagaatcatacttaggtagcctgggttgcactgtttgtttgtgggtgattgtctatgttgatggcttgtttcagcacaggtctcatttggtagcttcacggtcgaatttggtttattgtttttgttactcgtttgtatagtgttcagtctttctttattaaagattttaccatggacacttaccacgccgcatattggtcctctgatccttctcgcctctcctcttcagacgaagaggaggacggccgtgacaaagcatagtgtagagaatcattgttccAGCTAAACTGTGttccatctaaactgctgtgaaatatattttccataacccaaaatattgtattgtCAGCTGTTTGAAGCAGGTGTACAAAACCGTAAGTAATAGATACAAAAGAACTtcagaacgggaagcatagaaatagcccacatagaacagatatagagcttcttagacttgctttcaattagAATGagagatctataactcacatttcgaTTTGAATTTGAttgggttgcccaaaaagttacatattgcagctttaagcctATAGCATATTTACAGTTTTACTGAGTGGGGAAAAAAACAGACTACAATTTGTACTCTAAAGCACTGAATCAAATGATCTGATATAGTATCATTGGTACAATGGCACACTCTACCCGACATTCCAGAAAAGAAAAACACCTATCAGTTAGCAGATGAGCCATGCACCATACCCCTGAAAAATAAAGGTCAGCATAATGAAAAGTCTGTCTTTATTGAACAGTATTGAGTTATAGCTCTAAGGTGTTCCCCTTCAGGGGACTGGAATGTATGTTTGTGTCATGCCTGGAATGTGATGGATGCTGCCCAGGGGCTACACATTGAGGCTCACCTTTTGTCACAGTCACAGTGTGAGATGGTGAAGAAGTTGGGATTGAAAACACCATAGTTCACTGTGAAGGAGGGGATAGTGTTACTGCAGTGGTCATGCTCACGGCAGCACCCGTCTGCTCGCTCAAACATTCCTACAACAAGAAACAAACAGTGGAGAGACTAAATAAGTCTCTCTGatcattaaatacacatttcatgtgtaatgacacattactactagaggtcgaccgattatgatttttcaacgctgataccgattattggaggaccaaaaaaagccgataatGATTATCCGgccgatatacagtggggcaaaaaagtatttagtcagccaccaattgtgcaagttctcccacttaaaaagaagagtgaggcctgtaattttcatcataggtacacttcaactatgacagacaaaatgagaagaaaaaaatccagaaaatcacattgtaggattttttaatgaatttatttgcaaattatggtggaaaataagtatttggtcacctacaaacaagcaagatttctggctctcacagacctgtaacttcttctttaagaggctcctctgtcctccactcgttacctgtattaatggcacctctttgaacttgttatcagtataaaagacacctgtccacaacctcaaacagtcacactccaaactccactatggccaagaacaaagagctgtcaaaggacaccagaaacaaaattgtagacctgcaccaggctgggaaaactgaatctgcaataggtaagcagcttggtttgaagaaatcaaatgtgggagtaattattaggaaatggaagacatacaagaccactgataatctccctcgatctgaggctccatgcaagatctcaccccatggggtcaaaattgtcacaagaacggtgagcaaaaatcccagaaccacacggggggacctagtgaatgacctgcagagagctgggaccaaagtaacaaagcctaccatcagtaacacactacgccgccagggactcaaatcctgcagtgccagacgtgtccccctgcttaaaccagtacatgtccaggcccgtctgaagtttgcaagagagcatttggatgatccagaacaagattgggagaatgtcatatggtcagatgaaaccaaaatagaacgttttggtaaaaactcaacttgtcgtgtttggaggacaaagaatgctgagttgcatccaaagaacaccatacctactgtgaagcatgggggtggaaacatcatgctttagggctgtttttctgcaaagggaccaggacgactgatccgtgtaaaggaaagaaggaatggggccatgtatcgtgagattgagtgaaaacctccttccatcagcaagggcattgaagattaaacgtggctgggtctttcagcatgacaatgatcccaaacacaccgcccgggcaacgaaggagcggcttcgtaagaagcatttcaaggtcctggaatggcctagccagtctccagatctcaaccccatagaaaatctttggagggagttgaaagtccgtgttgcccagcaacagccccaaaacatcactgctctagaggagatctgcatggaggaatgggccaaaataccagcaacagtgtgtgaaaaccttgtgaagacttatagaaaacgtttgacctctgtcattgccaacaaagggtacataacaaagtattgagataagtatttggtcaataacaaaagtttattctccaacataatttgcaaataaattaattaaaaatcctacaatgtgattttctggattttttttctcattttgtctgtcatagttgaagtgtacctatgataaattacaggcctctcatctttttaagttggagaacttgcacaattggtggctgactaaatacttttttgccccactgtacatatgtttgtatatgtaataatgacaattacaacaatactgaatgaacaatgaacacttattttaacttaatataatacatcaaatatatttagtctcaaataaataatgaaacatgttaaagctggtttaaataatgcaaaagaaacagtgttggagaaggaaGTAAAAgcgcaatatgtgccatgtaaaaaaagctaacgtttaagttctttgctcagaacatgagaacatatgaaagctggtggttcagtattcccagttaagaagttttagctTGTAGTTAAAGGAATTATGACGCGTAGACTAtttttctctataccatttgtatttcatatacctttgactattggacgttctaataggcacttagtattgccagcctaatctcaggagttgataggcttgaagtcataaacagtgctgtgaAGCAAGCATTGCTAAGAAGAGCTGCTGGTAAACGCCGTAAAGGTTGAATGAATGCTTAAGAGCCTGCTGCCGCCTACCACCGCTTAGTCAGACTggtctatcaaatcatagacttaattataatataaataacacagaaatatgagccgttggtcattaatatggtcaaatccggaaactataatttcgaaaacaaaacgtttattctttcagtgaaatacggaaccgttcagtattttatcaaacgggcagcaaccctaagtctaaatattgctgttacattgcagaaccttcaatgttatgtcataaatatgtaaaattctggcaaattagttcgcaacgagccaggcagcccaaaatATTGCATATGCcccgactctgcttgcactgaacgcaagagaagtgacacaatttcccttgttaatattgcctgctaacattaatttattttaactaaatatacaggtttaaaaaaatatacatctgtgtatttattttaagaaaggcattgatgtttatggttaggtacattcgtgcaacgattgtgcttttttcacgaatgcgcttttgttaaatcatcccccgtttggcgaagtaggctgtgattcgatgataaattaaaagtcaccgcattgattatatgcaacgcaggaccagctagttaacctagtaatatcatcaaccatgtgtagttaactagtgattattttttataagataagtttaatgctagctagcaacttaccttggctccttgctgcactcgcgtaacagttggtcagcctgccacacagattcttcgtggaatgcaatgtaattgGCGTCCAAAAATGACAATTACCGAtcgttatgaaaacttgaaatcgtccctaaagAATCGTCCTTgtcaattaatcggtcgacctctaatggcTACAGTGGGTGGTCAGTAGTAGCACCAAGCACTAATGTTATAGATCAATAAGTAAGATGTGATATAGTACTTGCTGGAAAagaagtaggcctacagtacacaCATGGCAACTCCAATGAGTTGTCCTGATCAAATAGGCTACAGACAAATAGGGATAAGGAATGATAAAGTGAAGAGTGCATACATGCAAACTATAAATGaatgagagaaaaataaagatTAAGGTTAAAGAAAGATATGGAATTGAGAATTAAGTTACAAATAAAGCACTCAAATTTCATTCAAGTCTGGGCAACTTCAACTCATAAATCTTTAAGGTTGTGCCCTGTGCCCAATTTGAggctaaatattttttttgttattaacTCTGTCCTGTGACTGTCCCATATGTTGTCCAGAAACAGCTATCCTTGTGGCTCTTGTTTTCACTATACTTTACATTATGAAGCAGCCCAAATATGGTTTTAAGAACAGAAGGCTTTCCCAACTTTGAAAAAAATTAGCTGTAGGCTATGTTATAGGCCACTTTGATACAACATGACAAGGTATTGCAATGAAACAGCAGGGCGCAGGTCTCGAACCCTagaccttctagcccgaggtccggcgcgctgttgactgtgccgcaaaagcatgctcgtgcggcagggtcgatttccgcgcttataaacccagggtcgttacagtatATACTATTATGTGATATTTCATACAGAGTATAATATTCACTCTTCTCATTAATAAAAAGTGTTGAGGGTGTGAATTACAGAATTACAAATGTATAGATACATTTATACTGTAAGTAGCCTACTGTATTTTGAGTCTATTGGACACATGTATCTGAAAAACATCTCTGGTGATCAGCATGTGTGAAGTGTAAATATTATTCTACTCACCTAACTGCTTGTAGTCAATCGCTTTGCTTCCAGTGCCACACCAAAGTGTCCCAGGAAATACCCACGCGCGTTTCCTACGGGATTTTGCACCCGAAATATGTTGTTGCTCCAATGGGTAATTTTTCGTCTGTTTGATAAATCCATCGACAGGACTCAGTGGGCACAGGTTGTCTGGACTCAACAACGCCCTGATATTGAAGAGGGATAATTCCACAAGGCTCTCCGGGCGCGTTTGGTGGCAACGAAACAGGTAACTGGCAGTGGCTACAGGGTCGTTGTTAATTGAGCATTTTACAAGCTGCTTCTCTGACCATTCGCTCACATATAACATCAATGTATGAGTCCCGACCATATTTCGGAGGAAGCTTAGGCGCGTGTGTCCTAGTCCAGTGAAACTCGTCCTGTGGCAGAAGTTGGCGTTTTGCGCGTCGGTCCCTGCTGACATCTTCACATCATGGGCACTTAGCAAACTGAGCAATGACAAGCACAGAACAAATTGCAGTAAACGTTTGTTTATCATATCAAAAATAGACTAAATGATATTAATACATAAATTAAAAAAGTAACAGCCGTCTCAATAGAGCTCTCCAGTTTGTAGTCCTAAAAACCGGAAATTAGTTGCCTCTAGTTCGTTCAGTCCGCCACAGTGGACgcgtcataatacccataaaaacaCCCACATGGTTCCAATGTTTTTTCAGACATTCATTTTTCACACCGTGAATTGTATAAACACttcaaattgagtgtatgtttggTGTAGGCTTACCTTGGCGTGACGTTTTGTCAACCGTGTAATtctctctcagacaaggtgaGATTTATGAATACATTCGTCTCAATTTACTCAAACAAAATTTAAACGCTAATTAGCAACAAAGACTTCCTGCAAGAAGCTCCTGCACACAATCTCTAGCCTACACTGTCAGCTACCGACCAGCGCGATCAGAGACCTGTGCCTAATCCATGATGAAATCATCAACTGTATTGAAATTAATTGAATAAAGTTTTGAACTTCTAAGGTCCGCTTTCAATGGCTTAGCTAGCCACTGACTACACTTTAGCTAGCTACTTAGCAGAGCAGCAGATCAAAACATTATTTTGTATTacaagtggtggaaaaagtacccaattgtcatactcgAGTAAAACTAAAGATGTTGGTATCTAAAAACATAGGGATCTGGACTGTAAGATTCATAGTATTACTCTTAGTAACCCTGCCCCAGTATCTATAATGTGGGACATAGAAAGGAATACCTCAGCAAATCGCTGGAGGCTCAACACCTCATTGGTAGGGGACACTGGCTTccaaggctacatcaggacagaGTTTATGAAATTCCTTGAATTCAATGATACAGCAGAGATTTCTCCTACAACCTATGGGTCTAAGGTGATATTGATGAGTAAAATTATGTATTTTCTTCAACCTTGAAAAAGCTAGTACCAAATGTTTAGAACTTGAGAAGAAAATATAAGGTCTAGAACAATCACAGATGGCCATAGCTGAAAATCTAACACAGCTAAATGAGGCAAAGAGAGTACTAGATGGATTGCTGAGAGAGAACGTAGAAAGAAACCTATGATTTTTAACACAGATACTATGATCATGGGAGTAGAGCCAGTTGACTTTTGACATTTCAACTCAGGAAACAGTCTGGGTTGACAATAGTACAGAAAATTAAAAGCACTAATTAAGACAAACCTTTTCTGTACATACCAAAATAAATATCTGATGCCTTTGCTAAGTTCTGTAAGATATTGTACTCTAACACAGACATGTGGGGATGTCAACAGAATTGATCCCTATTTGGATTCCATTAATTTACCCAAAATAGATCAAGCTGCCTCAAAAAACATTGATGTTCCCATAACAAGGGAAGAGATTGAGGACACTTAAGAGATTGAATAATAATAAAAGTCCTGGATCAGATAGCTACTCAAATTAGTTTTATAAAAATTGTATTGACCTCATTTGCCCACTGTTGGAGAGGGCCTATTCCCATGCTCTCCAGAAGGGGGAGCTCCCGCTATGCTGGAAGAAGGTGATTATATCTGTCATCTTCAAAGCACTTAAAGATCCACAGAATGCTCCACATACAGGCCAATTGCACTTCTGTAAAATCTCGTCCTCCATATTGGCTAAACGTTTGGAGGCAGTGATAACAACAATAATACATCCAGACCAAATAGTTTTCATTCCTGGTCATCACCAACCTGACAACATACGTAGATTGCTTAACATTATGTCCCACCCAATTCCCCAACTAGTGCCACGCATGGCATTGGCACTGGATGCTGAAACGGTCTCTTCCGAACATTTGAAAAATGTAATTCAATGGATTCAGTCATTATACTCATTATACTCTGCCACACAAGGCATAGTCCGAGCTTCTCTCAGTCTATCCAGCTGGAACAAGGATGTAGGCAAGGTTTCCTTCTCTCGCCACTCCTGTTTGCTATAAGAATTGAACTTATCTCAAATAATAAGGAACAATGCTAATATCAAAGGAATAAAGTTAGGAGattaaatattttgatttgtttaacaatgttttggttactacatgattccatgtgtgttatttcatagttttgatgtcttcactattattctacaatgtagaaaatagttttaaaaatccttgaatgagtaggtgtgtccaaacttttgactggtactgtatacagtggcttgcgaaagtattcaccccattggcatttttccaattttgttgccttacaaactggaattaaaatagattttgggggggtttgaaTCATTTGATTtccacaacatgcctaccactttgaagatgcaaaatatgttttattgtgaaacaaagaagaaataagacaaaaaacagaacttgagcatgcataactattcacccccgcccccccccgtcccagtctcaaatctctgaaagactgaaacaggttttcctcaaggatttccctgcatttagcgccatccatcattccttaaattctgaccagtttcccagtccctgccaatggaaaaacatcccaacagcattatgctgccaccaccatgcttcactgtggggatggtattctcggggtgatgagaggtgttgggtttgcaacagacatagcattttctttgatggccaaaaagctcaaattgtgattgtgtcgaggcacagatctggggaagggtaccaaaaaatgtctgcagcattgaaggtccccaagaaaatattgcgcaatcgggggagaagagcttTGGTCGggggggtgaccaagaacctgatggtcactctgacagagctccagtgttcctctgtggagatgggagaacattccagaaggacacacatctctgcagccctccaccaatcaggcctttatggtggagtggtcagacggaacccagtcctcagtaaaaggcacatgacagactgcTTGCAGTtttccaaaatgcacctaaagactctcagaccatgagaaacaatattctctggtctgatgaaaccaaaattgaactctttggcctgaatgccaagtgtcacatctggaggaaacctggcaccatccctacggtgatgtCACGTTCATCGtattgatgagaccaaggcgcagcgtgataagcaTACATGCTTCTTTTAATGAAGggaaaaaacactaaacaaagaAACGAAAGTGAAGCAATATAAcaacgagtgctgacatgcaactacacatagacaataacccacaaactatccaaggaatatggctacctaaatatggtccccaatcagagacaacgataaacagctgcctctgattgagaaccaatctaggcaaccatagacatataaacacctagactagaaaaaccccataaacatacaaacacCCTAGACAGGGAGAAATTGCTGCCGGTTGGAGAAATCAGAGAAGCCTGCcgactgggcacagacgtcaattcaacgttgttggacacctgctcgtcgaacatctcattccaaatttATGGGCACtaatatgtagttggtcccccctttgctgctgtaagggacttgcttccattcagccacaagcgcattagtgaggttgggcattgatgttgggcaattaagcctggctcgcagtctgcgctCCAATTtaagctctgtgcaggccagtcaagttcttccacgccaATCTCaacaaataatttctgtatggaccttgctttgagcacaggggcattgtcatgatgaaacaggaaagggccttcaccaaactgttgccacaaagttggaagcacagaatcgtctagaatcgtcccagaccattattcctccttcaccaaactttacaattggcactatgccTTCGGGCAGGTAGCGGTCTCCTGGCATACGCCAaccccagattcgtccgtcgaactgccagatggtgaagtgtgattcatcactccagagaacgcgtttccactgctccagagtccaatgcctgcaagctttacaccactccagccgacgcttggcgttgcgcatggtgatcttaggcttgtgtgcgactgctggtccatggaaacccattttatgaattTCCCGACAAacgttattgtgctgatgttacttccagaggcagtttggaacttggtagtaagtgttgcaaccgaggcgctcccgttctgtgagcttgtatggcctaACACTTTGCGGctcattgttgctcctagacgtttccacttcacaataacagcacttacagttgtctGGGCTGCTCAttcatttgatgaactgacttgttaaaaaggtggcatcctatgacggtgccatgttgaaagtcactgagctcttcagtaaggccattctactggcaatgtttgtctatggagattgcatggttgtgttgcagttcttgacacactcacacCGGTGCGCatggcacctactactactataccccgTTCAGAGGCActattttgtttttcaaattcaCTCTAtgaatggctcacatcaataccattatcccagaaaccctagacccactccaatttgcataccgccccaacagatccacagatgatgcaatctctattgcactccacactggcttttcacacctggacaaatggaacagctatgtgagaatgctattcattgactacagctcagtgttcaacaccatagtgccctcaatgctcatcaccaagctaaggaccctgggactaaacacctccctctgcatctggattctggacatcctgatgggccgccccccgGTGGTAAGGATaggaaacaacacatccgccacgctgatcctcaacacggggtccctcaggggtgcgt
The genomic region above belongs to Oncorhynchus mykiss isolate Arlee chromosome 6, USDA_OmykA_1.1, whole genome shotgun sequence and contains:
- the LOC110525684 gene encoding group 3 secretory phospholipase A2 isoform X4; translation: MINKRLLQFVLCLSLLSLLSAHDVKMSAGTDAQNANFCHRTSFTGLGHTRLSFLRNMVGTHTLMLYVSEWSEKQLVKCSINNDPVATASYLFRCHQTRPESLVELSLFNIRALLSPDNLCPLSPVDGFIKQTKNYPLEQQHISGAKSRRKRAWVFPGTLWCGTGSKAIDYKQLGMFERADGCCREHDHCSNTIPSFTVNYGVFNPNFFTISHCDCDKRFRQCLQRVNDTISNMVGFSFFNLLKMPCFEFTPRSQCTELNWWGMCKVAKVAPYAVFKNPKDYTINRTTSKHGGSSDPQTSAGTGENLVTVRPLSSPTR